One Streptomyces mobaraensis NBRC 13819 = DSM 40847 DNA segment encodes these proteins:
- the thiO gene encoding glycine oxidase ThiO has protein sequence MHASTRTGPYDVLVIGGGIIGLVTAWRAAQRGLRTAVADPSPGGGAALVAAGMLAAVTELHYGEQALLALNLASARRYPDFTAELEEASGRDTGYRACGTLAVALDADDRAHLRELGAFQRRCGLEAEWLTGRECRRLEPMLAPGVQGGLRVDGDHQTDPRRLAAALLTACERAGVTLRRAAVARVLLDGDRAAGAELADGERIAAGQTVLAAGSHSARVAGLPDAVLPPVRPVKGQTLRLRIPEAYRPFLSRTVRAVVRGNPVYLVPRENGELVIGATTEELGWDTTVTAGGVYELLRDAHELVPGLTELPLAETSAGLRPGSPDNAPLLGPTDLPGLHLATGHHRNGVLLTPLTGDVMAEALTTGRLPEEARPFTPRRFAAPAGPRPASPVQEPSA, from the coding sequence ATGCACGCGTCTACGCGCACCGGACCGTACGACGTCCTGGTGATCGGCGGCGGGATCATCGGCCTGGTGACCGCCTGGCGGGCCGCCCAGCGGGGCCTGCGGACCGCCGTCGCCGACCCGTCGCCCGGCGGCGGGGCCGCCCTGGTGGCGGCCGGGATGCTGGCCGCCGTCACCGAACTGCACTACGGCGAGCAGGCGCTGCTCGCCCTCAACCTGGCCTCGGCCCGCCGCTACCCCGACTTCACGGCCGAGTTGGAGGAGGCGAGCGGCCGGGACACCGGCTATCGCGCCTGCGGCACCCTCGCCGTCGCCCTCGACGCCGACGACCGCGCCCACCTGCGCGAACTCGGCGCGTTCCAGCGGCGCTGCGGGCTGGAGGCGGAGTGGCTGACCGGCCGCGAGTGCCGCCGCCTGGAACCGATGCTCGCCCCGGGCGTCCAGGGCGGCCTGCGGGTGGACGGTGACCACCAGACCGACCCCCGGCGGCTGGCCGCCGCCCTGCTGACCGCCTGCGAACGCGCCGGCGTGACCCTGCGCCGCGCGGCCGTCGCCCGGGTGCTGCTCGACGGCGACCGGGCCGCGGGCGCCGAACTCGCCGACGGGGAGCGGATCGCCGCCGGCCAGACCGTGCTGGCGGCCGGCAGCCACAGCGCCCGGGTGGCCGGGCTGCCCGACGCCGTCCTGCCGCCGGTCCGCCCGGTGAAGGGCCAGACCCTGCGGCTGCGGATCCCCGAGGCGTACCGGCCGTTCCTCTCCCGCACCGTCCGCGCGGTCGTCCGCGGCAACCCCGTCTACCTGGTCCCCCGGGAGAACGGCGAGCTGGTGATCGGCGCGACCACCGAGGAGCTCGGCTGGGACACCACCGTCACCGCCGGCGGCGTCTACGAACTGCTGCGCGACGCGCACGAGCTGGTGCCCGGCCTCACCGAACTGCCGCTCGCCGAGACGTCCGCCGGGCTGCGGCCCGGCTCCCCCGACAACGCGCCCCTCCTCGGCCCGACGGACCTGCCCGGCCTCCACCTGGCCACCGGCCACCACCGCAACGGCGTCCTGCTGACCCCGCTCACCGGGGACGTCATGGCCGAAGCGCTCACCACCGGGCGGCTGCCCGAGGAGGCCCGCCCGTTCACCCCCCGCCGGTTCGCCGCCCCGGCCGGCCCCCGCCCGGCCTCCCCCGTTCAGGAGCCCTCCGCATGA
- the thiS gene encoding sulfur carrier protein ThiS codes for MTDVHTVHVNGERRAVPSGTTLATLVAGLTGRPDSPGGVAAAVNEAVVPRGRWADTPLRDGDRVEVLTAVQGG; via the coding sequence ATGACCGACGTCCACACCGTCCACGTCAACGGCGAGCGGCGCGCCGTCCCGTCCGGGACGACCCTCGCCACGCTCGTCGCCGGCCTCACCGGCCGCCCCGACTCCCCGGGCGGCGTGGCCGCCGCCGTCAACGAGGCCGTCGTCCCGCGCGGCCGCTGGGCGGACACGCCCCTGCGCGACGGCGACCGCGTCGAGGTCCTCACCGCGGTGCAGGGAGGCTGA